A genomic window from Fibrobacterota bacterium includes:
- a CDS encoding polyphosphate kinase 2 family protein, with product MKTKVMVCEPGKKVRLDRIPTDAEGSSVSKEEGIALTESMRPRLRDLQERFYAEGRRGMVVVFQAMDTGGKDGAVRNLFTGVDPAGVDVTGFKSPSGAELAHDYLWRLHQKVPSRGKIGVWNRSHYEDILAVRVRRLVPEEVWKRRFGHVNDFERMLTDEGFVVVKYFLHISHDTQKRRLEERLADPSKHWKFDPSDLEDRELWSEYQHAYEDVFEKCSTSWAPWRIVPADRKWARNLALMQDMVEILEGLDPRPPASKFDLSKITIR from the coding sequence ATGAAGACGAAGGTGATGGTGTGCGAGCCGGGGAAGAAAGTACGGCTCGATCGGATTCCGACCGATGCGGAAGGAAGTTCCGTCTCCAAGGAAGAAGGGATCGCTCTCACGGAATCGATGCGGCCGCGGCTGCGCGATTTGCAGGAGCGGTTCTATGCGGAGGGTCGCCGCGGGATGGTTGTCGTGTTTCAAGCGATGGATACCGGCGGGAAGGATGGGGCGGTTCGCAATCTGTTTACCGGGGTGGATCCGGCTGGCGTGGATGTGACTGGATTCAAAAGCCCTTCAGGCGCAGAGCTTGCGCATGATTATCTGTGGCGGTTGCACCAGAAGGTGCCGTCACGTGGGAAGATCGGCGTTTGGAATCGAAGCCACTATGAAGACATCTTGGCGGTTCGCGTTCGAAGGTTGGTTCCCGAAGAAGTCTGGAAAAGACGCTTCGGGCACGTGAACGATTTTGAACGGATGCTCACCGACGAGGGATTCGTGGTGGTGAAGTATTTCCTGCACATCAGCCACGATACCCAGAAGCGTCGATTGGAAGAACGATTGGCGGATCCTTCCAAGCACTGGAAATTCGATCCGTCGGATTTGGAAGATCGCGAGCTGTGGAGCGAATACCAACACGCCTATGAAGACGTGTTTGAAAAGTGCTCCACGAGTTGGGCACCTTGGAGGATTGTGCCTGCCGATCGGAAATGGGCACGCAATCTTGCCCTGATGCAGGACATGGTGGAAATTCTGGAAGGCCTGGATCCCAGGCCTCCCGCCTCCAAGTTCGATCTCTCCAAGATCACGATCCGATAG
- a CDS encoding gamma-glutamylcyclotransferase has protein sequence MSHDHSLPPGTPVCRLFVYGTLRSGQPNSPRLGGATLLGMASTSGKLIHLGDYPGLVLGEGVVLGELYELPVAALERIDDLEGFDPLDPEASLFLRVDRSVFLEGSAEPTQAFTYLWPHASQAPVLEEGDWVAYLQRTRGGFPPVPWL, from the coding sequence ATGAGCCACGACCATTCTCTTCCACCCGGCACGCCGGTTTGCCGCCTCTTCGTTTATGGCACCCTTCGAAGTGGTCAGCCGAATTCTCCGCGCCTCGGTGGCGCCACCTTGTTGGGCATGGCATCCACTTCCGGCAAACTGATCCATCTCGGTGATTACCCTGGGTTGGTTTTGGGAGAAGGAGTCGTCCTTGGCGAACTCTATGAACTTCCCGTCGCCGCACTGGAGCGCATCGATGACCTTGAAGGATTTGATCCTCTAGATCCCGAAGCATCCCTTTTCCTGCGTGTGGACCGTTCCGTTTTCCTCGAGGGCTCTGCTGAACCGACCCAAGCCTTCACCTATCTGTGGCCCCATGCCTCCCAAGCCCCCGTTCTCGAGGAAGGCGATTGGGTCGCCTATCTCCAGCGCACTCGCGGTGGATTTCCCCCTGTCCCTTGGCTCTGA
- a CDS encoding Hsp20/alpha crystallin family protein, with the protein MFTLTPARSLLDELFREFEPSAPTPASFRPSVDVLQVEDGFQLRAELPGVSKESVQVELKDQTLSIAGEKVAPSVSTPGYRYSEIHYGKFQRRFHLAESIDRDRLEAKFENGVLDIRLYLRPEHGPRQIQVA; encoded by the coding sequence ATGTTCACTCTCACGCCTGCCCGTTCCCTGCTCGATGAACTTTTCCGCGAATTCGAACCCTCTGCACCGACCCCAGCGAGCTTCCGCCCCTCAGTGGATGTCCTTCAGGTCGAAGATGGATTCCAGCTTCGTGCCGAACTTCCCGGTGTCAGCAAGGAATCGGTCCAAGTGGAGCTGAAGGACCAAACACTATCCATCGCTGGGGAAAAGGTTGCGCCCTCGGTCAGTACCCCAGGCTACCGGTATTCCGAAATCCATTACGGCAAATTCCAACGCCGCTTTCATTTGGCGGAAAGCATCGATCGAGATCGGCTCGAAGCCAAATTTGAAAATGGAGTCCTGGATATCCGGTTGTACCTCCGCCCCGAACACGGCCCTAGACAAATCCAAGTCGCCTGA
- a CDS encoding F0F1 ATP synthase subunit alpha, with translation MIDTVRPDEIASLLRKQLEGFNPSIESHETGIVLKVGDGIARLQGLPTVEAGELVQFEGKANVYGLVLNLEEDNVGVVLLGDIQSVSEGDVARRTKVQASVPAGKSLLGRVVDALGNPIDGGPAIVAESHQRIEVKAPGIMARKNVHEPLQTGIKVIDAMTPIGRGQRELIIGDRGTGKTAIALDTIINQKGKDVKCFYVAIGQKQSTVAQVVEKLREHGAMEYTTVIVAGAAAPAPLQYLAPYVGCAMAEFFRDNGGHALIIFDDLTKQAQAYRQMSLLLRRPPGREAFPGDVFYVHSRLLERACKLSDKNGAGSLTALPIIETQAGDVSAYIPTNVISITDGQIFLESGMFNAGLRPAMNAGISVSRVGGDAQIKAMKQVAGTLRLTLAQYRELAAFSQFASDLDAATQKQLARGQRLTELLKQPQFDPLSVGTQIVVIYAGTNGYIDKVDVKSVVRWEREFIEFLNAKHPTLVSDIETKKALDDELKKRIDEVVKAFNSVFQA, from the coding sequence ATGATCGACACAGTCCGACCCGACGAAATCGCATCGCTCCTGCGAAAGCAGCTGGAAGGATTCAATCCTTCGATCGAAAGCCACGAGACAGGAATTGTCCTGAAGGTGGGCGACGGCATCGCGCGCCTGCAGGGACTTCCCACCGTCGAAGCCGGCGAACTCGTGCAGTTCGAAGGCAAGGCGAACGTCTACGGCCTGGTGCTGAACCTCGAAGAAGACAACGTCGGCGTCGTGCTTCTGGGCGACATCCAGTCGGTCAGCGAAGGCGATGTCGCACGGCGCACCAAGGTCCAGGCCTCGGTTCCGGCCGGCAAGTCCCTTCTGGGTCGCGTGGTGGACGCCCTGGGCAATCCCATCGACGGCGGTCCGGCCATCGTCGCGGAATCCCACCAGCGCATCGAAGTCAAGGCGCCCGGCATCATGGCGCGCAAGAACGTGCACGAACCGCTCCAGACCGGCATCAAGGTGATCGACGCCATGACCCCGATCGGTCGCGGCCAGCGCGAACTGATCATCGGCGACCGCGGCACCGGCAAGACGGCGATCGCGCTCGACACGATCATCAACCAGAAGGGCAAGGACGTCAAGTGCTTCTACGTGGCCATCGGCCAGAAGCAATCGACCGTCGCCCAGGTGGTGGAAAAACTCCGCGAACACGGCGCCATGGAATACACGACCGTGATCGTGGCCGGCGCCGCGGCTCCGGCTCCGTTGCAGTATCTGGCACCCTACGTGGGTTGCGCCATGGCGGAATTCTTCCGCGACAACGGCGGCCACGCCTTGATCATTTTCGACGATCTGACCAAGCAGGCCCAAGCCTACCGACAGATGTCCCTTCTTCTTCGCCGTCCCCCGGGTCGCGAAGCGTTCCCCGGCGACGTGTTCTACGTGCACTCCCGCCTGCTGGAACGCGCTTGCAAACTGTCGGACAAGAACGGCGCGGGATCGCTCACGGCGCTCCCCATCATCGAGACCCAGGCCGGCGACGTTTCCGCCTACATCCCGACCAACGTGATCTCCATCACCGATGGCCAGATCTTCCTGGAATCGGGCATGTTCAACGCGGGTCTGCGACCGGCCATGAACGCGGGCATCTCGGTGTCGCGCGTGGGTGGCGACGCCCAGATCAAGGCCATGAAGCAGGTCGCGGGAACGCTCCGCCTGACTCTGGCCCAATACCGCGAGTTGGCCGCCTTCTCGCAGTTCGCCTCCGACCTCGACGCCGCCACGCAAAAGCAACTGGCCCGCGGACAGAGATTGACCGAGCTTCTGAAGCAGCCCCAGTTCGATCCCCTGTCGGTGGGAACGCAGATCGTGGTCATCTACGCGGGCACCAACGGGTACATCGACAAGGTGGACGTCAAGAGCGTGGTTCGCTGGGAAAGGGAATTCATCGAGTTCCTCAACGCCAAGCACCCCACTTTGGTATCCGACATCGAGACCAAGAAGGCCCTCGACGACGAGCTGAAAAAGCGCATCGACGAGGTCGTGAAGGCGTTCAACTCCGTGTTCCAGGCGTAA
- the atpG gene encoding ATP synthase F1 subunit gamma translates to MPTIKELTNKLKNLQNTKKITAAMKMVAASKLRRAQEAIERTRPYRQELTWLLSDLQAEIAGQDLPEEAAAWLTPRAVKHVSIVLFTSDKGLCGAFNNGLIRSFERVVGIRPMDATTESKAGFSELCARVAGTSFTVHFAGRRGYDAFRNKLPAKENVGEWFHDAVSRPSLAHARPIADKLIQDYLEGRTDEIWVVNNRFQSALTQVPQARKIFPTVPNTTKASNKPILYNPPPAIVLAKLIPQSIRFLILNALLENAAGEQGARMTAMDNATRNGQEMIDKNTLLKNRARQAQITTELVEIIAGAESIR, encoded by the coding sequence TTGCCCACGATCAAGGAGCTGACGAACAAGCTCAAGAACCTCCAGAACACGAAGAAGATCACGGCGGCCATGAAGATGGTCGCCGCGTCCAAGCTTCGTCGCGCCCAGGAGGCGATCGAGCGCACGCGGCCCTATCGACAAGAATTGACATGGCTTCTTTCGGATCTCCAAGCGGAGATCGCGGGACAGGATCTTCCCGAGGAAGCCGCGGCCTGGCTCACGCCGCGCGCGGTCAAGCACGTCTCGATCGTCCTGTTCACTTCCGACAAGGGGCTGTGCGGGGCCTTCAACAACGGACTCATCCGCTCGTTCGAGCGTGTTGTCGGAATCCGTCCCATGGATGCGACCACGGAATCCAAGGCCGGATTTTCGGAGCTTTGCGCACGCGTCGCGGGAACTTCCTTCACCGTGCACTTCGCCGGAAGACGCGGCTACGACGCCTTCCGCAACAAGCTGCCCGCCAAGGAAAACGTGGGCGAATGGTTCCACGATGCCGTGTCCAGACCATCTCTGGCGCATGCGCGACCCATCGCCGACAAGCTGATCCAGGACTATCTGGAAGGCCGCACCGACGAAATCTGGGTGGTGAACAACCGCTTCCAGTCCGCGCTCACGCAGGTCCCGCAGGCGAGGAAGATCTTCCCGACGGTCCCAAATACCACCAAGGCCTCCAACAAGCCGATCCTGTACAATCCGCCTCCGGCGATCGTGCTGGCCAAGCTGATTCCGCAATCGATCCGATTCCTGATCCTCAACGCGCTCCTGGAGAATGCCGCGGGCGAACAAGGCGCGCGCATGACCGCCATGGACAACGCCACGCGCAACGGCCAGGAAATGATCGACAAAAACACCCTCCTGAAGAACCGGGCACGCCAGGCCCAGATAACGACAGAACTTGTCGAAATCATCGCCGGCGCCGAATCCATCCGCTAA
- a CDS encoding ParB/RepB/Spo0J family partition protein yields the protein MNRPRGLGKGLGAIFQEKNLAHKDDLPGAPPPDGSRVEVLHISQIQPNPFQPRKEFNQEELEDLAQSIREKGVFQPILVRRQNNAYQIIAGERRFRASQLAGKDSIPALIRDQVSDRDMREVALLENIQRVQLNAIEEALAYQELINSCGYTHEQLSDRLGKSRPAISNSLRLLKLTESVQAMISDSTLSAGHARVLASLEESLQEPLAKRAIAEGWSVRTLELEAGLSKPTKSKVEKPKAEKKPTSEDPNQIAFVRDLEKRLGTRVHMEIQESGKGYLRLDFLSKDDLNRLADVLLGLERI from the coding sequence ATGAATCGTCCTCGTGGATTGGGAAAAGGCTTAGGGGCAATTTTCCAGGAAAAGAATCTGGCGCACAAGGATGACCTCCCGGGAGCTCCTCCCCCGGATGGGTCCAGGGTGGAAGTGCTGCACATTTCCCAAATCCAGCCGAATCCTTTCCAACCACGAAAAGAGTTCAACCAAGAAGAGCTGGAAGATCTGGCGCAGTCGATCCGAGAGAAAGGGGTATTTCAACCCATCTTGGTTCGACGCCAAAACAATGCCTACCAGATCATTGCTGGAGAACGACGTTTCCGCGCCAGCCAGTTGGCTGGCAAAGATTCCATTCCCGCCTTGATTCGAGACCAAGTCTCCGATCGCGACATGCGCGAAGTTGCCTTGTTGGAAAACATCCAACGGGTACAACTCAATGCCATCGAAGAAGCGTTGGCTTACCAGGAATTGATCAATTCGTGCGGGTACACCCACGAGCAACTTTCGGATCGATTGGGAAAAAGCCGTCCGGCCATTTCCAATAGTCTTCGTCTTCTGAAGCTGACAGAATCCGTTCAAGCCATGATTTCGGATAGCACGCTTTCCGCAGGACACGCCCGCGTCTTGGCATCCCTGGAAGAATCCCTCCAGGAACCGTTGGCCAAGCGAGCCATCGCCGAAGGGTGGAGCGTGCGTACGCTGGAATTGGAAGCGGGACTCTCCAAGCCGACCAAGTCCAAGGTGGAAAAACCGAAGGCAGAGAAAAAGCCGACTTCGGAAGATCCGAACCAAATCGCGTTTGTCCGCGATCTTGAGAAGCGCCTGGGAACAAGAGTCCATATGGAAATCCAGGAATCAGGCAAAGGCTACCTCCGGCTGGATTTTCTCTCCAAGGATGATTTGAATCGTTTGGCCGATGTTCTCCTTGGGCTCGAGCGGATCTAA
- a CDS encoding polymer-forming cytoskeletal protein, producing MSDKSSNGKSFTFINTGTVVSGELLVENDLSIEGTVKGTIRATGVVSIHLQGVVEGEIQATAVKIGGKVTGNVTVSDRVIMESKAVLVGDIRTRELVIQEGAIFQGKCDMQPSQIAGGKH from the coding sequence ATGTCCGATAAATCCTCCAACGGCAAGAGCTTCACGTTCATCAACACGGGTACCGTCGTGTCCGGCGAGCTCCTCGTGGAAAACGATCTATCCATCGAAGGGACCGTGAAAGGAACCATCCGTGCTACCGGTGTGGTTTCGATCCATCTCCAAGGTGTTGTGGAAGGCGAAATCCAGGCAACCGCTGTGAAGATCGGCGGGAAAGTCACAGGCAACGTGACCGTCAGCGATCGCGTCATCATGGAATCCAAGGCGGTGCTGGTTGGCGACATCCGCACACGCGAACTTGTGATCCAGGAAGGCGCCATCTTCCAAGGCAAATGCGATATGCAACCAAGTCAGATCGCGGGTGGAAAGCACTGA
- a CDS encoding M23 family metallopeptidase, producing the protein MEAKREKIRILILRDVTGESWTLGIPLSLFKFLTVSFVILVILAGVTITWLGTIAIRLQAAEMMAQENTLLRQQLKEVGSLQEELRKIQDREKALTALTQAFLDDPDSTQVIAIEETRSGIFDEKARTKFLNECVASRQIQLAHQIASKESRRLPYLTSPIRGEDALSFLLDAPGPDKERTVFCIAGSDIRSPAEALVLEAGWTPNRGLRIRLGLPEGMEATFSDLGEIEVQPGDLLKRGEIIGKSRLQGGESSSRFRMTLSIRELAIDPWFAMMR; encoded by the coding sequence ATGGAAGCCAAGCGGGAAAAGATCCGAATCCTCATTCTCCGGGATGTCACCGGAGAATCTTGGACCCTCGGCATTCCCCTTTCCTTGTTCAAATTCTTGACCGTTTCCTTTGTGATCTTGGTGATTTTGGCCGGAGTCACCATCACTTGGCTGGGAACCATCGCCATTCGGCTGCAGGCGGCAGAAATGATGGCCCAGGAGAACACACTTCTGAGGCAACAATTGAAAGAAGTTGGGAGCCTTCAAGAAGAATTGAGAAAAATCCAGGATCGAGAAAAAGCCCTGACCGCCTTGACCCAAGCCTTCTTGGATGATCCCGATTCCACCCAAGTCATCGCCATCGAAGAAACCCGATCCGGAATCTTCGACGAAAAGGCACGGACAAAATTCCTGAACGAATGCGTGGCCAGCAGACAAATCCAATTGGCTCATCAAATCGCCTCGAAGGAATCTCGACGACTCCCCTACCTGACCTCCCCCATTCGCGGCGAAGATGCGCTTTCCTTCCTCTTGGACGCACCCGGACCGGACAAGGAACGGACAGTTTTCTGCATCGCTGGGAGCGACATTCGCAGTCCTGCCGAGGCCTTGGTTTTGGAAGCCGGATGGACCCCGAATCGCGGTTTGAGAATTCGTCTCGGCCTCCCGGAGGGAATGGAGGCGACATTTTCCGACCTGGGGGAAATCGAGGTCCAGCCGGGCGATCTGTTGAAACGAGGAGAGATCATCGGCAAGTCCCGTCTCCAAGGCGGGGAAAGTTCCTCGAGATTTCGCATGACACTTTCCATCCGCGAGCTTGCCATCGATCCATGGTTTGCTATGATGCGTTAG
- a CDS encoding class I SAM-dependent methyltransferase, translating to MSIAWICGPHKLSTWDQYHRDDFLGRFSHTSIETFNDLPTDWFHVKHPEPIPAAPDLYKEHLEDLVSYIKTAAQSQNLVSPGDLEHLWERHILDSLSPLLWSGELSLEEPGNWVDMGSGAGFPVLPLAICLPHWTFYAIEPRRLRVQHLENSALHLKLSNLNVVGSKAETAALLPQLREQANIVSARAVGKIPDDAKRARPFLNKRGWFLTYKHNEQVQGIDGYHPLSYVRYRLPSGDEPRTLVLAPISSI from the coding sequence ATGTCCATCGCATGGATTTGTGGGCCACACAAACTTTCCACTTGGGATCAGTACCATCGTGATGATTTTCTTGGCAGATTCAGCCACACCTCCATCGAAACCTTTAATGACCTCCCTACAGATTGGTTCCACGTGAAACATCCAGAACCCATCCCAGCGGCACCGGACCTTTATAAGGAACACCTAGAAGACTTGGTGTCCTACATCAAAACCGCCGCCCAATCACAAAACCTGGTGAGCCCAGGCGACCTGGAACATCTTTGGGAGAGGCACATCTTGGACAGCCTATCTCCTCTTCTTTGGAGTGGGGAGCTTTCGTTGGAAGAACCCGGCAACTGGGTCGACATGGGATCAGGCGCTGGCTTTCCCGTATTGCCGCTTGCCATATGCTTGCCGCACTGGACTTTCTATGCCATCGAGCCGAGACGACTCAGAGTTCAACACCTGGAAAATTCCGCCCTTCATCTAAAGCTTTCCAACTTGAATGTGGTGGGATCGAAGGCAGAGACTGCGGCATTACTCCCACAGCTTCGGGAACAAGCGAACATCGTTTCAGCTAGAGCCGTTGGGAAAATTCCTGACGATGCGAAAAGGGCACGGCCTTTCTTGAACAAAAGGGGGTGGTTCTTGACCTACAAGCACAATGAGCAGGTGCAGGGAATTGACGGGTACCACCCCCTGTCCTATGTTCGATACCGTCTCCCCTCCGGAGATGAACCCAGAACTTTGGTGCTTGCACCCATCTCTTCTATCTAG
- the atpH gene encoding ATP synthase F1 subunit delta, translating into MSKASTRYAKALLEIVGRSADASKEISIFRSLAQLPESLTVRLGDATIPVSARSKALLASIGSPSNDSLLGRLVALLASRRRLGEIAEISRELLELMEARAGIVRGTVLAPKPLSQAQIQSLEKSLSSSGSRVELSQETDLSLLGGFRVRLGSQVLDASVANQLNQARRALLSA; encoded by the coding sequence ATGTCCAAAGCATCCACCCGATACGCCAAGGCGCTCTTGGAAATCGTCGGCCGCTCGGCCGACGCGTCCAAGGAGATTTCCATCTTCCGATCGCTGGCGCAACTGCCGGAATCCCTGACCGTCCGTCTGGGCGATGCGACGATTCCTGTCTCCGCCAGATCCAAGGCGCTGCTGGCGTCCATCGGTTCGCCCTCCAACGATTCGCTTCTCGGAAGGCTCGTCGCGTTGCTCGCATCGCGGCGCAGGCTCGGGGAGATCGCCGAGATTTCGCGCGAACTCCTGGAGCTGATGGAAGCGCGCGCCGGAATCGTGAGGGGCACGGTGCTGGCACCGAAGCCGCTGAGCCAGGCGCAAATCCAGTCTCTGGAAAAGTCCCTTTCCTCCTCCGGTTCCCGCGTGGAACTGTCCCAGGAAACCGACCTTTCCCTCCTCGGCGGATTCCGTGTCCGATTGGGATCGCAAGTCCTGGACGCTTCCGTCGCAAACCAGTTGAACCAGGCCCGCCGGGCCCTTCTTTCGGCATAG
- the atpF gene encoding F0F1 ATP synthase subunit B, translated as MEQEVQAHTSAQAGGGFATQLMTPNPGIMIWVWVVFIALLVLLHKFAWKPILAAVADREQKLKDSLSKADEAVAKAADIEAGQRKILDEARSEAARIISEQRDYAAKFKANAEADAKVAAEKIVDEAKSEIHAAQQQARTELSHYAAELSVGVAEKILRQKLDTPDQAFAQKMVSEASKG; from the coding sequence ATGGAGCAGGAGGTCCAGGCACACACGTCTGCCCAAGCGGGAGGCGGATTCGCCACCCAGCTCATGACGCCCAATCCGGGAATCATGATTTGGGTTTGGGTGGTCTTCATCGCTCTGCTGGTGCTTCTCCACAAGTTCGCTTGGAAACCGATCCTCGCCGCAGTGGCCGACCGCGAGCAAAAGCTCAAGGATTCCCTCTCCAAGGCGGACGAAGCCGTGGCGAAAGCCGCGGACATCGAGGCCGGCCAGAGAAAGATCCTCGATGAAGCCCGCAGCGAGGCCGCCCGCATCATTTCCGAGCAACGCGACTACGCCGCGAAGTTCAAGGCCAACGCCGAAGCCGACGCCAAGGTCGCCGCGGAAAAGATCGTGGACGAAGCCAAGTCCGAAATCCATGCCGCCCAACAGCAGGCACGGACCGAGTTGAGCCACTACGCCGCGGAACTTTCCGTCGGAGTCGCGGAGAAGATCCTGCGCCAGAAACTCGACACCCCCGACCAGGCATTCGCCCAGAAGATGGTGTCGGAGGCGTCGAAGGGCTGA
- a CDS encoding AtpZ/AtpI family protein: MVLGSAFIGYWLSARFHSQWILVVSCLLGVIVALWRMIRILSRP, translated from the coding sequence ATGGTTCTTGGATCGGCTTTCATCGGCTATTGGCTTTCGGCGAGATTCCACTCCCAGTGGATCCTCGTGGTGTCGTGTCTCCTCGGTGTGATCGTCGCCTTGTGGCGTATGATCCGGATCCTGTCACGTCCATGA
- the atpB gene encoding F0F1 ATP synthase subunit A, with translation MLLIGAVFTFLLARLAARRTGYLPSTSVGQIVEILLVYIRDEVARPNIGKKDGDKWVPFLASCFFFILVLNLMGLVPFFAGATANISVTLAMALLVFVVFNVAGMVRNGPFHYIKNLIPGGVPFWVLPILAPIEIISLFIRAFSLTIRLFANMAAGHIMILVITGLITILSPMVSHSLQSTLGGAADGVAVALMAPLPLAFLLFILVIKVAVCFLQAFVFTFLSSLYIGSALHQEH, from the coding sequence ATGCTGCTGATCGGTGCCGTCTTCACGTTTCTCCTTGCTCGCCTGGCCGCCAGACGAACGGGTTATCTGCCGTCCACTTCGGTGGGACAGATCGTGGAGATCCTTCTGGTCTACATCCGCGATGAAGTGGCCAGACCCAACATCGGGAAAAAAGACGGCGACAAGTGGGTGCCCTTCCTGGCCTCCTGCTTTTTCTTCATCCTCGTACTGAACTTGATGGGACTGGTTCCGTTCTTCGCCGGTGCCACCGCCAACATCTCCGTCACCTTGGCCATGGCCTTGTTGGTGTTCGTGGTGTTCAATGTCGCAGGCATGGTTCGCAACGGACCCTTCCATTACATCAAGAATCTGATTCCAGGTGGAGTGCCTTTCTGGGTGCTTCCGATCCTGGCTCCCATCGAGATCATTTCGTTGTTCATCCGCGCCTTTTCCTTGACCATCCGTCTGTTCGCCAACATGGCCGCCGGACACATCATGATCTTGGTGATCACCGGTCTGATCACCATTCTTTCTCCGATGGTCTCGCACTCGTTGCAAAGCACCCTGGGTGGAGCCGCGGATGGTGTGGCTGTCGCGCTGATGGCTCCCCTGCCTCTGGCCTTCTTGCTTTTCATCCTGGTGATCAAGGTGGCCGTTTGCTTCCTGCAGGCATTCGTATTCACCTTTTTGAGTTCGCTGTACATCGGCAGCGCACTTCACCAAGAACACTGA
- the atpE gene encoding ATP synthase F0 subunit C, translated as MDIGYGLAAIGAGLAAIGAGLGIGKAAAATVESIARQPEVKDDLRANLILGAALIEGVALLSAVICLLVVLK; from the coding sequence ATGGACATCGGATACGGATTGGCCGCAATCGGAGCAGGTCTCGCCGCCATCGGCGCCGGATTGGGAATCGGCAAGGCTGCCGCAGCCACCGTCGAATCCATCGCTCGCCAGCCAGAGGTCAAGGACGACCTTCGTGCCAACCTGATCCTCGGCGCGGCGCTGATCGAAGGCGTCGCACTGCTCAGCGCGGTCATCTGCCTCCTTGTCGTCCTGAAGTAA
- a CDS encoding ParA family protein, with product MTRIIAICNQKGGVGKTTTAVNLSAALSMAERRTLLIDADPQGNATQGVGVTVGDEPTLYEALLEETPWTPETAAGYIMKTQLPFLDIVPATHHLAGAEIELVNCVSRETRLREFMKMIALRYDYILIDAPPSLGLLTLNVLVGAKSVLIPIQCEYYALQGLAELLNTIRLTQQSFNADLQIEGALLTMHQSSTVLSKQVVEEVRNSFQDKVFHSVIPRTIKLAEAPSFGKPILLYDIATPGAVAYMKLAQEIMGIKQ from the coding sequence ATGACCAGAATCATCGCGATCTGCAACCAGAAGGGCGGCGTGGGAAAGACGACGACCGCCGTCAATCTTTCCGCTGCACTTTCCATGGCGGAACGTCGGACTCTTCTGATTGATGCCGACCCTCAAGGGAATGCAACTCAAGGCGTCGGAGTCACTGTTGGCGACGAGCCGACTTTGTACGAAGCACTGCTTGAAGAAACCCCTTGGACTCCAGAAACCGCTGCTGGCTACATCATGAAGACGCAGCTCCCGTTTCTGGATATTGTGCCAGCAACTCATCATCTAGCTGGCGCTGAGATCGAACTGGTGAACTGTGTTTCACGTGAAACACGACTGCGCGAATTCATGAAAATGATTGCGCTTCGGTACGACTACATCCTGATCGACGCTCCGCCATCCCTGGGATTGCTGACCCTGAATGTTCTGGTCGGAGCCAAGTCTGTCTTGATCCCCATCCAGTGTGAGTACTACGCTCTTCAAGGTTTGGCGGAATTGCTCAACACCATCCGCCTGACACAGCAGTCCTTCAATGCAGACTTGCAAATCGAAGGCGCCTTGCTGACGATGCACCAGAGCTCCACGGTCCTTTCAAAGCAAGTGGTGGAAGAAGTTCGTAATTCGTTCCAGGACAAGGTCTTCCACTCCGTGATCCCTCGCACGATCAAACTCGCCGAGGCTCCGTCTTTTGGAAAACCCATTCTCCTTTATGACATCGCCACTCCTGGTGCGGTCGCCTATATGAAGCTCGCTCAAGAAATCATGGGAATCAAGCAATGA